gattaaaattgaaaataaaccATGGAAGTCATAAaaactattaatttttttgcaatctTTATCCATGTCAAACACCACTCTTCTCCGTGACTTCGAGGACACCCACAAGACACCCTCTCCTTCTGAGACATCCCTTTTGTCGCCGTTGACCAACCCGTTcgttctcttttattttttattttttttccgaatTCTCTcgtggaggaagaagggaattGAGGCTCGATATGAATTCGTCTTAAGATATATTCGTGGTGCTTGTGCTCTAGTCCTTTGGTGACCATTGTGGtgagagaaataaaaactagagaaagagaggaagagtgaTCATCGAGCGCAAAAGTGGGGAAAGAACACGTGATttagcaattttctaaattccAATCTCTTATCTGGGTTTATCCCATtccttagaagatttttttttttttttatctgagtTGTATGCatcattcaaaaaatcaaatagaatAAAAGTTACTTTATTCGGAGTTTTATCCCACCCACCAAATGTAGCTAAAAGAGGTGATTACTCCCGCGATGGGCCAGACAACATAAGCTCGAAAGACCGcatgatttatcaaattttccaaatttcgTATGTCCATATCTTATTTGGATCTATCACATCCCCTAGGTGACATTTTTTATCTAGACTACACTCAAGTTATATCTGGTCATGTACGGGACTTCAAGTCACTCCAAACACCGAAAGGGACGAAAGTTATATCACCTAAAATTTCATCCGGTCCATCAAACGCAGCCTAGAAAGGGCAATCCAATCCTTGTTTGAGTGGGCAATTTACCTCCTCGATGGGCCAGCAGACAACATAAGCTCAGCCCAGGATCGATCCGTTCTTCAACTGTCTGAATTAATGAATTTCGACTTTGGTCCCCAGCCTTCTTTGTAGGCTTTAAACGCAAACGGCGAGTCGGCGCGTTGGCGCGTTTTTCCTAATCGCCCGACTCCCCTTCCTTCCTACTCCGGTCAATTCCACTCCACACCCCACGTGTGCGGCTCTGGATTCTCCCCTCCCTGTCCGAATAAAAGATCGAATTTTTCCCCCTTTCGACGCGGTCGATTTCCTTAGGTTTTCAATCGGATTGGGGCTAAATCTGAATTAGGGTTTCTTAAACCGGCGCATTATCGCTGCGGGGGGAGCGATGGATATCCAGAGGAAGCGAGTCCAGCTTCTGGTCTTCGTCGTCGGCATCATCGCTCTCAGCATGACGGGTACTGtaaatttttctatcgatccgCTCCTGCATTCGCTCCGTAAtgtcgtttcttcttcttcttctttccccgTTGACTGCAAATTTCGAGAGTTTTGGATCTTGGCGCGGCGAGTTGAGACGATTGTGCAGTTTGGTTTCCGTGATATGCGAGTTCGAGTGTTGGGCTGCGATTCTTTTGCGGAATACGGAATTGGGTTGAACAGTGTTCCTGCTAGTCGAATCTATTGGTGCTTGTGCTTGTGGGTTTGGTTTGGAATCTCGTTTTCCTGATTGTGGGGAACGTGATGTTGAGGTAAATCGATGAGTGGGTAGTTCGTGAAGTATTCTACTTGATGTAAATTTCGTATTTTTACGTGATCGGTGCATCCTGTGTTTGTTAGGTGATGAAGCGTTGAGTTTAAGCAATCTATTGATCATCCAGTTGTTTTCATGTCGCCTGTCGTAATCCGGCTGGAGTGTCGATAGTAGATAGTTTCTGGCTGAAGTAAATGTAAATTATGCCCATCAATGCACTTTCCTAGAGCATAAAAACGGTATCCAATTTGTAACAGCCTAGATGGTGCATCTATGGAAACATCTGATTTTCAAACTGCTTATTTCCTGTTATTTCTTAAGCAGACTTGGTAGATTAAAGTATACACATTTTGTTGATCGACCTCAGTCACGTGATGTGACATCTAGAATTCAAGGGAGATGTCAAAGAGATAAGTGCCAGAGTTTGCTTATCATCATCCACCAAGCGGGAGAATTATGTTATTACATTGGtttcttttgtggttttttgaGGTCTCTGTGTTTAAGCTCTATGATGGCCTGTGGATTTCTTGTGGCATTTATGAAAACTGATATGTCGACCAACTTTTGGTCTTTCGCAGCCGAAAAATGCCGACAGCTAATGGGGGAGGAGGGGTCATCTCAGAGTGGTAAGTTTACATTCTTGAATTGCTTCGACATGGGCTCTGGAACCCTAGCATGTTCGGTGAAGGAGGGAGTGAAGCTCTATTTCTACAACATACGGGCAGCCCATGTCGAAAGGGCTAGGGTCCTCGCGATTGAGACTGCGATTGTCGACGCGATGGCACAAGGGTTAACATCCAAGGATGCAGCCAAGCAGGCACAGAAAGAAGGGGCCAAAGCAGCAAAATTGGCGACTCGGCAGGCCAAACGCATAATAGGACCCATCATATCTTCAGGGTGGGATTTTTTTGAAGCTTTATACTATGGTGGTACAATGACAGAGGGTTTTCTCAGGGGATCCGGGACTCTGTTTGGTGCTTATGCTGGAGGCTTCCTTGGTGAGCAGAGACTTGGGAAGTTCGGATATCTAGTGGGAAGCCATCTGGGAAGTTGGGTTGGAGGTAGGATTGGGCTTATGGTGTATGATGTCGTCAATGGAGTGCATTTTCTGCTTCAGTTTGTTCAGCCTCAAGAAGAGGAAGCAGGGGTTAATGAATCCCCAGttttcaaacattttgaagGTTCTGAAGAGTCTTATGAGACTCCTTTTGGTAAGAGCTCTGACGCTTCTGAAGATTATGTTGCTCATGAGTCAACTACTTACTCCGAGGCTTACTCTGAGGCTTCTGAAAATGATGATGCTCACGATTCAACAACTTACTCCGAATCATACGAAGAGTTATAAGTTTTAGAGTGCA
This region of Eucalyptus grandis isolate ANBG69807.140 chromosome 8, ASM1654582v1, whole genome shotgun sequence genomic DNA includes:
- the LOC104414669 gene encoding uncharacterized protein LOC104414669 isoform X2, whose protein sequence is MDIQRKRVQLLVFVVGIIALSMTAEKCRQLMGEEGSSQSGKFTFLNCFDMGSGTLACSVKEGVKLYFYNIRAAHVERARVLAIETAIVDAMAQGLTSKDAAKQAQKEGAKAAKLATRQAKRIIGPIISSGWDFFEALYYGGTMTEGFLRGSGTLFGAYAGGFLGEQRLGKFGYLVGSHLGSWVGGRIGLMVYDVVNGVHFLLQFVQPQEEEAGVNESPVFKHFEGSEESYETPFEQPF
- the LOC104414669 gene encoding uncharacterized protein LOC104414669 isoform X1 gives rise to the protein MDIQRKRVQLLVFVVGIIALSMTAEKCRQLMGEEGSSQSGKFTFLNCFDMGSGTLACSVKEGVKLYFYNIRAAHVERARVLAIETAIVDAMAQGLTSKDAAKQAQKEGAKAAKLATRQAKRIIGPIISSGWDFFEALYYGGTMTEGFLRGSGTLFGAYAGGFLGEQRLGKFGYLVGSHLGSWVGGRIGLMVYDVVNGVHFLLQFVQPQEEEAGVNESPVFKHFEGSEESYETPFGKSSDASEDYVAHESTTYSEAYSEASENDDAHDSTTYSESYEEL